A DNA window from Bradyrhizobium barranii subsp. barranii contains the following coding sequences:
- a CDS encoding alpha/beta fold hydrolase has protein sequence MMFRNLLAALVVTVAISAAHAAPQWLNLAPTPTLPRATQSGFAPVNGIKVWYAIFGRGEPVLLLHGGLANANYWGRQVRALQRHYQVIVMDSRGHGRSSRNQEPYGYDLMASDVVALLDHLKIRKAAIVGWSDGAIIGLDIAMKHPERVSKLFAFAANSDPSGVADIASSDVFNAYIARAGEEYKRLSPTPTEYKSFVAEITKMWESQPKWTASDLATIKVPTWIVDGDHDEAIKRENTEFMAANIPGAGLLIQPEVSHFSFLQDPEQFSDDVLHFLERAGERPGAAAK, from the coding sequence ATGATGTTTCGCAATCTTCTCGCCGCGCTTGTCGTCACGGTCGCGATCAGCGCGGCACATGCGGCGCCGCAATGGCTGAACCTGGCGCCGACGCCGACACTGCCCAGGGCGACGCAGAGCGGTTTTGCACCCGTCAACGGCATCAAGGTCTGGTACGCAATTTTCGGCCGCGGCGAGCCCGTCCTGTTGCTGCATGGCGGCCTCGCCAACGCCAACTATTGGGGCCGCCAGGTCCGCGCGCTGCAACGGCACTATCAGGTCATCGTCATGGACAGCCGCGGGCATGGGCGCAGCAGCCGCAATCAGGAGCCTTATGGCTACGATCTGATGGCCTCGGACGTGGTCGCCCTGCTCGATCACCTGAAGATCAGGAAAGCTGCGATCGTCGGCTGGAGCGACGGCGCGATCATCGGCCTCGACATCGCGATGAAGCACCCGGAACGGGTGAGCAAGCTGTTCGCCTTCGCGGCGAATTCGGATCCGTCAGGCGTTGCGGATATCGCGTCGAGCGACGTCTTCAACGCCTACATCGCCAGGGCTGGCGAGGAGTACAAGCGCCTGTCGCCGACCCCGACCGAGTACAAGAGCTTCGTCGCCGAGATCACCAAAATGTGGGAGAGCCAGCCGAAATGGACGGCGTCGGATCTCGCGACGATCAAGGTCCCGACCTGGATCGTGGACGGCGACCACGACGAGGCGATCAAGCGCGAGAACACCGAGTTCATGGCGGCGAACATTCCGGGCGCCGGCCTGCTGATCCAGCCGGAGGTCAGTCACTTCTCGTTCCTGCAGGATCCCGAGCAGTTCAGCGACGACGTGCTGCATTTTCTGGAGCGTGCCGGTGAGAGGCCCGGAGCGGCAGCGAAGTGA
- the ftsH gene encoding ATP-dependent zinc metalloprotease FtsH, whose translation MNANLRNFALWVIIVLLLLALFTLFQNPGQRASSQDIAFSQLLSEVDRGNVRDVVIQGPDIHGTFTNGSSFQTYAPNDPTLVKRLYDSKVQITAKPPGDNVPWFVSLLVSWLPFIALIGVWIFLSRQMQGGAGKAMGFGKSRAKMLTEAHGRVTFEDVAGVDEAKQDLQEIVEFLRDPGKFQRLGGRIPRGVLLVGPPGTGKTLIARAVAGEANVPFFTISGSDFVEMFVGVGASRVRDMFEQAKKNAPCIIFIDEIDAVGRHRGAGLGGGNDEREQTLNQLLVEMDGFEANEGVILIAATNRPDVLDPALLRPGRFDRQVVVPNPDVVGREQILKVHVRKVPLAPDINLKTIARGTPGFSGADLMNLVNEAALTAARRNKRMVTQAEFEEAKDKVMMGAERKSLVMTEEEKLLTAYHEGGHAIVGLNVVATDPIHKATIIPRGRALGMVMQLPERDKLSMSLEQMTSRLAIMMGGRVAEELIFGREKVTSGASSDIEQATRLARMMVTRWGLSEALGTVSYGENQDEVFLGMSVSRTQNASEATVQKIDTEIRRFVEEGYNEATRILTEKRADLEALAKGLLEFETLSGDEIIDLLKGKKPNRESVLEPTTPRASAVPPAGKSRPRPDPDPGLEPQPQA comes from the coding sequence ATGAACGCCAATCTGCGCAATTTCGCCCTCTGGGTCATCATTGTCTTGCTGCTGTTGGCGTTGTTCACGCTCTTCCAGAATCCGGGTCAGCGCGCCTCCTCCCAGGACATCGCCTTCTCCCAGCTGCTGAGCGAAGTTGACCGCGGCAATGTGCGCGACGTCGTGATCCAGGGGCCGGACATCCACGGCACCTTCACCAATGGCTCAAGCTTCCAGACCTATGCGCCGAACGACCCGACGCTGGTGAAGCGCCTCTATGACAGCAAGGTCCAGATCACCGCGAAGCCGCCCGGCGACAACGTGCCGTGGTTCGTCTCGCTGCTGGTCTCCTGGCTGCCCTTCATCGCGCTGATCGGAGTGTGGATCTTCCTGTCGCGCCAGATGCAGGGCGGCGCCGGCAAGGCGATGGGCTTCGGCAAGTCGCGCGCCAAGATGCTGACGGAGGCGCATGGCCGCGTCACCTTCGAGGACGTCGCCGGCGTCGACGAAGCCAAGCAGGACCTGCAGGAGATCGTCGAATTCCTCCGCGACCCCGGCAAATTCCAGCGCCTCGGCGGCCGGATTCCGCGCGGCGTGCTGCTGGTCGGCCCTCCCGGCACCGGCAAGACCCTGATCGCGCGTGCGGTCGCGGGCGAAGCCAACGTGCCGTTCTTCACCATCTCGGGTTCTGACTTCGTCGAAATGTTCGTCGGCGTCGGTGCTTCCCGCGTCCGCGACATGTTCGAGCAGGCCAAGAAGAACGCGCCCTGCATCATCTTCATCGACGAAATCGACGCTGTCGGTCGTCACCGTGGCGCCGGTCTCGGCGGCGGCAATGACGAGCGCGAGCAGACGCTAAACCAGCTGCTGGTCGAGATGGACGGCTTCGAGGCGAACGAGGGCGTGATCCTGATCGCCGCGACCAACCGTCCCGACGTGCTCGATCCCGCGCTGCTGCGTCCGGGCCGCTTCGACCGTCAGGTCGTCGTGCCCAATCCCGACGTCGTCGGCCGCGAGCAGATCCTCAAGGTTCACGTCCGCAAGGTGCCGCTGGCGCCGGATATCAACCTCAAGACCATCGCGCGCGGCACCCCGGGCTTCTCCGGCGCCGACCTGATGAACCTCGTCAACGAGGCCGCGCTGACCGCCGCCCGCCGTAACAAGCGGATGGTGACGCAGGCCGAGTTCGAAGAGGCCAAGGACAAGGTGATGATGGGCGCCGAGCGCAAGTCGCTCGTCATGACCGAGGAAGAGAAGCTGCTGACGGCCTATCACGAGGGCGGCCACGCCATCGTCGGCCTCAACGTCGTCGCGACCGATCCGATCCACAAGGCGACCATCATTCCGCGCGGCCGTGCGCTGGGCATGGTCATGCAGCTGCCCGAACGCGACAAGCTGTCGATGTCGCTGGAGCAGATGACCTCGCGCCTCGCCATCATGATGGGTGGCCGCGTCGCCGAAGAGCTGATCTTCGGCCGTGAGAAGGTGACCTCGGGTGCATCCTCCGACATCGAGCAGGCCACGCGGCTTGCGCGCATGATGGTGACGCGCTGGGGCCTCTCGGAGGCGCTCGGCACCGTGTCCTATGGCGAGAACCAGGACGAGGTGTTCCTGGGCATGTCGGTGTCGCGCACCCAGAACGCGTCGGAAGCCACGGTCCAGAAGATCGACACCGAGATCCGGCGTTTCGTGGAAGAAGGCTACAACGAAGCGACCCGCATTCTCACCGAGAAGCGTGCCGACCTCGAAGCGCTCGCCAAGGGCCTGCTCGAGTTCGAGACGCTCTCCGGTGACGAGATCATCGACCTGCTCAAGGGCAAGAAGCCGAACCGCGAGTCCGTGCTCGAGCCGACCACGCCGCGCGCCTCCGCCGTGCCCCCGGCCGGCAAGTCGCGTCCGCGCCCCGATCCGGATCCCGGCCTGGAGCCGCAGCCGCAGGCGTAA